The DNA sequence TTCTCCTTCTGTCTTCCAGAGAAGCCAGGAAACGCCGTGAAGAATTACGAATAAAACTGTTGTAATTCCAACGAGAATTCCAAAGAGTCCGTGGAATGTAAATGGATTAACGAGATTGATGAAGCTTATAGGAAACTTTTCTGTGTAAACAAATCCAAGAAGTTCATTTCCTTCAATAGCATAGTTTTTGAGAGGAAGCCCTGCCAAGATGTTTCCAATTGCTACACCAATTAATAGAGCAACAACTAAACTTGACCAGAAAATGCTTTGATCCCAAAGCTTTTTCCAGCTAGTACTTTCTTCTTTGCTTCTAAACTCGAAAGATACAGCTCTAAAGATTAGAGCAAGAAGAACCACAAAGAGTGCAATGTAGAGAGAACTAAACAATGCTGCGTAAAGTTCTGGGAAGGCAGCAAAAGCTGCACCACCTGCAGTGATAAACCAAACTTCGTTTCCGTCCCAAACTGGACCAATAGCGTTGAGCATTACTCTTCTTTCGATATCGGTCTTTGCAATGATTGTATGAAGGATACCAACTCCAAGGTCAAAGCCGTCTGTAAGAATGTATCCTGCAATGAGCACCGTTACCAAGAATGCCCATATTGTTGGTAAATCGAAATGCATCTTTCACCTCCTCCATTAGTAGAGTTCTGCTTCTTTTTCTGGTCCTTTGGTTGCAAATTTTGCAAGTAGGTAAAAATCAGCAATAGCAAGTGCTGTAAAGGTTACAGCAAAGATAATGTAAGTGATGATTACCTCTAAATTTGTAAGTAGAGACACAGCTTGTGCTGTTTTGAGTCCGATGTCGGCATTGAGAATCTTTCCGTAATCGTCAGTTAGCGGATAAACGATCCAAGGTTGTCTTCCAACCTCTGCGTATGCCCATCCAAGCCAGCAAGCAATGTAAGGTAGTGGTAGAGAATAAAGTGCTAGCTTTAAGTATCCTGTGCTGTTTTCAAGGTTCTTGTACTTTATAAGTCCTACAAGGAACAAGATTACAAAGTAAAATCCAAGGTACACCATTAGGTGGAAGGACCAGAAGCTAAAGTTTACTGGTGGAATGTAGTTGCCTTCCCCAAATGTAGCTTCAAACTGCTTTTGAAGGTCTTTTGCACCTTTGAGTTCTCCGTTAAAGTCGTGAGTAGCTAAAAAGCT is a window from the Desulfurobacteriaceae bacterium genome containing:
- a CDS encoding cytochrome ubiquinol oxidase subunit I produces the protein SFLATHDFNGELKGAKDLQKQFEATFGEGNYIPPVNFSFWSFHLMVYLGFYFVILFLVGLIKYKNLENSTGYLKLALYSLPLPYIACWLGWAYAEVGRQPWIVYPLTDDYGKILNADIGLKTAQAVSLLTNLEVIITYIIFAVTFTALAIADFYLLAKFATKGPEKEAELY
- the cydB gene encoding cytochrome d ubiquinol oxidase subunit II, encoding MHFDLPTIWAFLVTVLIAGYILTDGFDLGVGILHTIIAKTDIERRVMLNAIGPVWDGNEVWFITAGGAAFAAFPELYAALFSSLYIALFVVLLALIFRAVSFEFRSKEESTSWKKLWDQSIFWSSLVVALLIGVAIGNILAGLPLKNYAIEGNELLGFVYTEKFPISFINLVNPFTFHGLFGILVGITTVLFVILHGVSWLLWKTEGEIAERARNIALKLWFPFVVMYVICTGLAYTISFKIKDIENVKYLNLPEDTLQQIASMLNNGVLEHALFRYPVIEIALIVLAALSAVGYLMAVKNMNGARAFLFSSLTFIFAGFAVFFGAYPLAVPSSYGLEHSISIYNGASSTLTLTVMLVAAIIFTPIVIAYQSWVYKMFLFKISSESIKREIEEARG